The following are encoded in a window of Brachyhypopomus gauderio isolate BG-103 chromosome 18, BGAUD_0.2, whole genome shotgun sequence genomic DNA:
- the rap1gap2b gene encoding rap1 GTPase-activating protein 2b isoform X4 yields MLRRKRSVSFGGFGWIDKSTIAALRNRKQELLTISGVPLADSPPSPPRTAPAAMKTTQFFDSLEKMEQVSEVDEMKPDLQRVKDDYIPNPSIEQVLEQGAPFPQVIQPQSGGYWIEDTDSPALNPHSWETSYYHDGDGEGENLGGEFGYRLESNYAIQAYRKHFLGKEHLNFNCTASNHGNLILSLRHEETKDQENLHIILRTASKTIYDRISLVDLNELPNIPQLVKLLCGDIVGLKFSPVLYPKGSHLIVSYDEHELNNTFKFGVIYQTFGQTSEEELFRNSEETPAFREFLELLGDCVELQDFKGFRGGLDVRHGQTGSQSVYTVFRGQELMFHVSTKLPYAEGDAQQLQRKRHIGNDIVAAVFQEEATPFVPDMIASNFLHAYILIQVENPGTDHTTYKVSVTARNDVPQFGPPLPNPPVFKKGPEFREFLLTKMINAELACYRSERFSKLEERTRAALLDHLHNELHKQSQAMLGQGNEDERVENGSHGGILESIKRAMRVRSHSMETMVGSQKHGRPSTGGGGVPTSLSGAGLTHSNAECAKNTSPVSGSAKSPLKSPVKRRSGFFPRLNVSMDGPPERLVRSVLCDQRSLDSGHLPQEMSSNPSSPEIYLSKEKEAAVKVKDCRVRPAISHSSSCSSSFRSAVGNGDTVEDGDPNNLCSSILGAEGSGTPVIMCHSPTDFKNKNSPRSSLKFRFDKLSHSADGHL; encoded by the exons GAAGCAGGAGTTGCTGACCATCTCTGGTGTCCCCCTGGCAGAcagcccaccatctcctccgAGAACTGCACCCGCGGCCATGAAG ACTACACAATTCTTTGATTCACTGGAGAAGATGGAA CAGGTGTCTGAGGTGGATGAGATGAAGCCTGACCTGCAGAGGGTAAAG GATGACTATATTCCCAACCCAAGCATAGAACAG GTGCTTGAACAAGGGGCACCATTCCCTCAGGTCATCCAGCCACAGTCTGGGGGTTACTGGATCGAAGACACCGATAGCCCAGCACTGAACCCACACTCATGGGAGACCAGTTATTATCATGATGGGGACGGAGAGGGAGAAAATCTGGGAGGCGAGTTTGGATACAGGCTGGAGAGTAACTATGCCATACAAGCCTACCGGAAGCACTTTCTTGGCAAA GAACACCTCAACTTCAATTGCACAGCTAGTAACCATGGCAACCTCATACTGTCCCTCAGACACGAAGAGACAAAGGATCAGGAGAACCTGCACATCATTCTGAG gACTGCATCAAAGACTATTTATGACAGGATCTCTCTCGTAGATCTGAATGAGCTGCCCAATATCCCTCAGTTAGTCAAG CTACTTTGTGGAGATATTGTTGGCCTGAAATTCAGCCCTGTGTTGTACCCTAAG GGGTCTCACCTAATAGTGAGTTACGATGAGCATGAGCTTAACAACACCTTCAAGTTCGGTGTTATCTACCAGACGTTTGGCCAG ACATCAGAGGAGGAGCTGTTCAGGAACAGCGAGGAGACTCCTGCCTTCAGAGAGTTTCTCGAGCTGCTTGGTGATTGTGTAGAGCTGCAAGATTTTAaagg GTTTCGAGGTGGTCTGGATGTTCGTCATGGGCAGACAGGCTCTCAGTCAGTCTACACTGTGTTCAGAGGACAGGAGCTCATGTTCCATGTCTCTACAAAGCTGCCCTATGCAGAAGGAGATGCACAACAG CTTCAGAGGAAAAGACACATAGGAAATGACATCGTGGCAGCAGTGTTCCAGGAGGAAGCCACGCCATTCGTGCCTGACATGATCGCCTCCAACTTCCTCCATGCCTACATCCTCATCCAGGTGGAGAATCCCGGTACAGACCACACCACGTACAAG GTCTCTGTAACAGCACGAAACGATGTGCCACAGTTTGGCCCTCCTCTCCCAAACCCACCAGTTTTCAAAAAG GGGCCGGAGTTTAGAGAGTTTCTGCTGACAAAAATGATCAATGCAGAACTAGCCTGCTACCGGTCCGAACGATTTTCTAAGCTTGAG GAGAGAACACGAGCAGCATTGCTCGATCACCTCCATAATGAGTTACACAAACAGTCTCAGGCCATGCTTGGTCAAGGCAACGAAGATGAGCGGGTGGAAAATGGAAGCCACGGGGGGATACTGGAGTCCATCAAG CGGGCAATGCGTGTGCGCAGTCACTCCATGGAAACGATGGTGGGCTCTCAGAAGCATGGCCGCCCCTCcacagggggagggggagtgccCACCAGTCTGAGTGGAGCGGGCCTCACCCATAGCAATGCTGAGTGTGCTAAGAACACG TCTCCAGTATCAGGTAGCGCCAAGTCCCCTCTGAAGAGCCCGGTGAAAAGACGCTCTGGGTTCTTCCCCAGGCTGAACGTCAGCATGGATGGGCCGCCTGAGCGCTTGGTGCGCAG TGTGCTTTGTGATCAGAGGAGTCTAGACAGTGGTCACCTCCCTCAAGAGATGTCATCAAACCccagctctccagagatctacTTGAGTAAAGAAAA AGAGGCGGCTGTGAAGGTGAAGGACTGCCGTGTGCGTCCTGCTATCTCCCACTCCTCTTCCTGCTCTAGCAGCTTCCGCAGTGCAGTGGGAAACGGAGACACTGTTGAGGACGGCGACCCT AATAATCTGTGTAGCTCCATTCTGGGAGCAGAAGGTTCTGGAACTCCTGTTATTATGTGTCACAGTCCAACGG ATTTCAAGAATAAGAACTCCCCCAGATCCAGTCTGAAGTTTCGCTTTGACAAGCTGAGCCACTCAGCAGAT GGACACTTGTGA
- the rap1gap2b gene encoding rap1 GTPase-activating protein 2b isoform X7 yields MLRRSWKQELLTISGVPLADSPPSPPRTAPAAMKTTQFFDSLEKMEDDYIPNPSIEQVLEQGAPFPQVIQPQSGGYWIEDTDSPALNPHSWETSYYHDGDGEGENLGGEFGYRLESNYAIQAYRKHFLGKEHLNFNCTASNHGNLILSLRHEETKDQENLHIILRTASKTIYDRISLVDLNELPNIPQLVKLLCGDIVGLKFSPVLYPKGSHLIVSYDEHELNNTFKFGVIYQTFGQTSEEELFRNSEETPAFREFLELLGDCVELQDFKGFRGGLDVRHGQTGSQSVYTVFRGQELMFHVSTKLPYAEGDAQQLQRKRHIGNDIVAAVFQEEATPFVPDMIASNFLHAYILIQVENPGTDHTTYKVSVTARNDVPQFGPPLPNPPVFKKGPEFREFLLTKMINAELACYRSERFSKLEERTRAALLDHLHNELHKQSQAMLGQGNEDERVENGSHGGILESIKRAMRVRSHSMETMVGSQKHGRPSTGGGGVPTSLSGAGLTHSNAECAKNTSPVSGSAKSPLKSPVKRRSGFFPRLNVSMDGPPERLVRSVLCDQRSLDSGHLPQEMSSNPSSPEIYLSKEKEAAVKVKDCRVRPAISHSSSCSSSFRSAVGNGDTVEDGDPNNLCSSILGAEGSGTPVIMCHSPTDFKNKNSPRSSLKFRFDKLSHSADGHL; encoded by the exons GAAGCAGGAGTTGCTGACCATCTCTGGTGTCCCCCTGGCAGAcagcccaccatctcctccgAGAACTGCACCCGCGGCCATGAAG ACTACACAATTCTTTGATTCACTGGAGAAGATGGAA GATGACTATATTCCCAACCCAAGCATAGAACAG GTGCTTGAACAAGGGGCACCATTCCCTCAGGTCATCCAGCCACAGTCTGGGGGTTACTGGATCGAAGACACCGATAGCCCAGCACTGAACCCACACTCATGGGAGACCAGTTATTATCATGATGGGGACGGAGAGGGAGAAAATCTGGGAGGCGAGTTTGGATACAGGCTGGAGAGTAACTATGCCATACAAGCCTACCGGAAGCACTTTCTTGGCAAA GAACACCTCAACTTCAATTGCACAGCTAGTAACCATGGCAACCTCATACTGTCCCTCAGACACGAAGAGACAAAGGATCAGGAGAACCTGCACATCATTCTGAG gACTGCATCAAAGACTATTTATGACAGGATCTCTCTCGTAGATCTGAATGAGCTGCCCAATATCCCTCAGTTAGTCAAG CTACTTTGTGGAGATATTGTTGGCCTGAAATTCAGCCCTGTGTTGTACCCTAAG GGGTCTCACCTAATAGTGAGTTACGATGAGCATGAGCTTAACAACACCTTCAAGTTCGGTGTTATCTACCAGACGTTTGGCCAG ACATCAGAGGAGGAGCTGTTCAGGAACAGCGAGGAGACTCCTGCCTTCAGAGAGTTTCTCGAGCTGCTTGGTGATTGTGTAGAGCTGCAAGATTTTAaagg GTTTCGAGGTGGTCTGGATGTTCGTCATGGGCAGACAGGCTCTCAGTCAGTCTACACTGTGTTCAGAGGACAGGAGCTCATGTTCCATGTCTCTACAAAGCTGCCCTATGCAGAAGGAGATGCACAACAG CTTCAGAGGAAAAGACACATAGGAAATGACATCGTGGCAGCAGTGTTCCAGGAGGAAGCCACGCCATTCGTGCCTGACATGATCGCCTCCAACTTCCTCCATGCCTACATCCTCATCCAGGTGGAGAATCCCGGTACAGACCACACCACGTACAAG GTCTCTGTAACAGCACGAAACGATGTGCCACAGTTTGGCCCTCCTCTCCCAAACCCACCAGTTTTCAAAAAG GGGCCGGAGTTTAGAGAGTTTCTGCTGACAAAAATGATCAATGCAGAACTAGCCTGCTACCGGTCCGAACGATTTTCTAAGCTTGAG GAGAGAACACGAGCAGCATTGCTCGATCACCTCCATAATGAGTTACACAAACAGTCTCAGGCCATGCTTGGTCAAGGCAACGAAGATGAGCGGGTGGAAAATGGAAGCCACGGGGGGATACTGGAGTCCATCAAG CGGGCAATGCGTGTGCGCAGTCACTCCATGGAAACGATGGTGGGCTCTCAGAAGCATGGCCGCCCCTCcacagggggagggggagtgccCACCAGTCTGAGTGGAGCGGGCCTCACCCATAGCAATGCTGAGTGTGCTAAGAACACG TCTCCAGTATCAGGTAGCGCCAAGTCCCCTCTGAAGAGCCCGGTGAAAAGACGCTCTGGGTTCTTCCCCAGGCTGAACGTCAGCATGGATGGGCCGCCTGAGCGCTTGGTGCGCAG TGTGCTTTGTGATCAGAGGAGTCTAGACAGTGGTCACCTCCCTCAAGAGATGTCATCAAACCccagctctccagagatctacTTGAGTAAAGAAAA AGAGGCGGCTGTGAAGGTGAAGGACTGCCGTGTGCGTCCTGCTATCTCCCACTCCTCTTCCTGCTCTAGCAGCTTCCGCAGTGCAGTGGGAAACGGAGACACTGTTGAGGACGGCGACCCT AATAATCTGTGTAGCTCCATTCTGGGAGCAGAAGGTTCTGGAACTCCTGTTATTATGTGTCACAGTCCAACGG ATTTCAAGAATAAGAACTCCCCCAGATCCAGTCTGAAGTTTCGCTTTGACAAGCTGAGCCACTCAGCAGAT GGACACTTGTGA
- the rap1gap2b gene encoding rap1 GTPase-activating protein 2b isoform X6, with translation MLRRSWKQELLTISGVPLADSPPSPPRTAPAAMKTTQFFDSLEKMEQVSEVDEMKPDLQRVKDDYIPNPSIEQVLEQGAPFPQVIQPQSGGYWIEDTDSPALNPHSWETSYYHDGDGEGENLGGEFGYRLESNYAIQAYRKHFLGKEHLNFNCTASNHGNLILSLRHEETKDQENLHIILRTASKTIYDRISLVDLNELPNIPQLVKLLCGDIVGLKFSPVLYPKGSHLIVSYDEHELNNTFKFGVIYQTFGQTSEEELFRNSEETPAFREFLELLGDCVELQDFKGFRGGLDVRHGQTGSQSVYTVFRGQELMFHVSTKLPYAEGDAQQLQRKRHIGNDIVAAVFQEEATPFVPDMIASNFLHAYILIQVENPGTDHTTYKVSVTARNDVPQFGPPLPNPPVFKKGPEFREFLLTKMINAELACYRSERFSKLEERTRAALLDHLHNELHKQSQAMLGQGNEDERVENGSHGGILESIKRAMRVRSHSMETMVGSQKHGRPSTGGGGVPTSLSGAGLTHSNAECAKNTSPVSGSAKSPLKSPVKRRSGFFPRLNVSMDGPPERLVRSVLCDQRSLDSGHLPQEMSSNPSSPEIYLSKEKEAAVKVKDCRVRPAISHSSSCSSSFRSAVGNGDTVEDGDPNNLCSSILGAEGSGTPVIMCHSPTDFKNKNSPRSSLKFRFDKLSHSADGHL, from the exons GAAGCAGGAGTTGCTGACCATCTCTGGTGTCCCCCTGGCAGAcagcccaccatctcctccgAGAACTGCACCCGCGGCCATGAAG ACTACACAATTCTTTGATTCACTGGAGAAGATGGAA CAGGTGTCTGAGGTGGATGAGATGAAGCCTGACCTGCAGAGGGTAAAG GATGACTATATTCCCAACCCAAGCATAGAACAG GTGCTTGAACAAGGGGCACCATTCCCTCAGGTCATCCAGCCACAGTCTGGGGGTTACTGGATCGAAGACACCGATAGCCCAGCACTGAACCCACACTCATGGGAGACCAGTTATTATCATGATGGGGACGGAGAGGGAGAAAATCTGGGAGGCGAGTTTGGATACAGGCTGGAGAGTAACTATGCCATACAAGCCTACCGGAAGCACTTTCTTGGCAAA GAACACCTCAACTTCAATTGCACAGCTAGTAACCATGGCAACCTCATACTGTCCCTCAGACACGAAGAGACAAAGGATCAGGAGAACCTGCACATCATTCTGAG gACTGCATCAAAGACTATTTATGACAGGATCTCTCTCGTAGATCTGAATGAGCTGCCCAATATCCCTCAGTTAGTCAAG CTACTTTGTGGAGATATTGTTGGCCTGAAATTCAGCCCTGTGTTGTACCCTAAG GGGTCTCACCTAATAGTGAGTTACGATGAGCATGAGCTTAACAACACCTTCAAGTTCGGTGTTATCTACCAGACGTTTGGCCAG ACATCAGAGGAGGAGCTGTTCAGGAACAGCGAGGAGACTCCTGCCTTCAGAGAGTTTCTCGAGCTGCTTGGTGATTGTGTAGAGCTGCAAGATTTTAaagg GTTTCGAGGTGGTCTGGATGTTCGTCATGGGCAGACAGGCTCTCAGTCAGTCTACACTGTGTTCAGAGGACAGGAGCTCATGTTCCATGTCTCTACAAAGCTGCCCTATGCAGAAGGAGATGCACAACAG CTTCAGAGGAAAAGACACATAGGAAATGACATCGTGGCAGCAGTGTTCCAGGAGGAAGCCACGCCATTCGTGCCTGACATGATCGCCTCCAACTTCCTCCATGCCTACATCCTCATCCAGGTGGAGAATCCCGGTACAGACCACACCACGTACAAG GTCTCTGTAACAGCACGAAACGATGTGCCACAGTTTGGCCCTCCTCTCCCAAACCCACCAGTTTTCAAAAAG GGGCCGGAGTTTAGAGAGTTTCTGCTGACAAAAATGATCAATGCAGAACTAGCCTGCTACCGGTCCGAACGATTTTCTAAGCTTGAG GAGAGAACACGAGCAGCATTGCTCGATCACCTCCATAATGAGTTACACAAACAGTCTCAGGCCATGCTTGGTCAAGGCAACGAAGATGAGCGGGTGGAAAATGGAAGCCACGGGGGGATACTGGAGTCCATCAAG CGGGCAATGCGTGTGCGCAGTCACTCCATGGAAACGATGGTGGGCTCTCAGAAGCATGGCCGCCCCTCcacagggggagggggagtgccCACCAGTCTGAGTGGAGCGGGCCTCACCCATAGCAATGCTGAGTGTGCTAAGAACACG TCTCCAGTATCAGGTAGCGCCAAGTCCCCTCTGAAGAGCCCGGTGAAAAGACGCTCTGGGTTCTTCCCCAGGCTGAACGTCAGCATGGATGGGCCGCCTGAGCGCTTGGTGCGCAG TGTGCTTTGTGATCAGAGGAGTCTAGACAGTGGTCACCTCCCTCAAGAGATGTCATCAAACCccagctctccagagatctacTTGAGTAAAGAAAA AGAGGCGGCTGTGAAGGTGAAGGACTGCCGTGTGCGTCCTGCTATCTCCCACTCCTCTTCCTGCTCTAGCAGCTTCCGCAGTGCAGTGGGAAACGGAGACACTGTTGAGGACGGCGACCCT AATAATCTGTGTAGCTCCATTCTGGGAGCAGAAGGTTCTGGAACTCCTGTTATTATGTGTCACAGTCCAACGG ATTTCAAGAATAAGAACTCCCCCAGATCCAGTCTGAAGTTTCGCTTTGACAAGCTGAGCCACTCAGCAGAT GGACACTTGTGA
- the rap1gap2b gene encoding rap1 GTPase-activating protein 2b isoform X1, which yields MSEFRSRVRAKRAGIRAAVALIGLLHRSRRQRREREHLQTTDSWRKQELLTISGVPLADSPPSPPRTAPAAMKTTQFFDSLEKMEQVSEVDEMKPDLQRVKDDYIPNPSIEQVLEQGAPFPQVIQPQSGGYWIEDTDSPALNPHSWETSYYHDGDGEGENLGGEFGYRLESNYAIQAYRKHFLGKEHLNFNCTASNHGNLILSLRHEETKDQENLHIILRTASKTIYDRISLVDLNELPNIPQLVKLLCGDIVGLKFSPVLYPKGSHLIVSYDEHELNNTFKFGVIYQTFGQTSEEELFRNSEETPAFREFLELLGDCVELQDFKGFRGGLDVRHGQTGSQSVYTVFRGQELMFHVSTKLPYAEGDAQQLQRKRHIGNDIVAAVFQEEATPFVPDMIASNFLHAYILIQVENPGTDHTTYKVSVTARNDVPQFGPPLPNPPVFKKGPEFREFLLTKMINAELACYRSERFSKLEERTRAALLDHLHNELHKQSQAMLGQGNEDERVENGSHGGILESIKRAMRVRSHSMETMVGSQKHGRPSTGGGGVPTSLSGAGLTHSNAECAKNTSPVSGSAKSPLKSPVKRRSGFFPRLNVSMDGPPERLVRSVLCDQRSLDSGHLPQEMSSNPSSPEIYLSKEKEAAVKVKDCRVRPAISHSSSCSSSFRSAVGNGDTVEDGDPNNLCSSILGAEGSGTPVIMCHSPTDFKNKNSPRSSLKFRFDKLSHSADGHL from the exons GAAGCAGGAGTTGCTGACCATCTCTGGTGTCCCCCTGGCAGAcagcccaccatctcctccgAGAACTGCACCCGCGGCCATGAAG ACTACACAATTCTTTGATTCACTGGAGAAGATGGAA CAGGTGTCTGAGGTGGATGAGATGAAGCCTGACCTGCAGAGGGTAAAG GATGACTATATTCCCAACCCAAGCATAGAACAG GTGCTTGAACAAGGGGCACCATTCCCTCAGGTCATCCAGCCACAGTCTGGGGGTTACTGGATCGAAGACACCGATAGCCCAGCACTGAACCCACACTCATGGGAGACCAGTTATTATCATGATGGGGACGGAGAGGGAGAAAATCTGGGAGGCGAGTTTGGATACAGGCTGGAGAGTAACTATGCCATACAAGCCTACCGGAAGCACTTTCTTGGCAAA GAACACCTCAACTTCAATTGCACAGCTAGTAACCATGGCAACCTCATACTGTCCCTCAGACACGAAGAGACAAAGGATCAGGAGAACCTGCACATCATTCTGAG gACTGCATCAAAGACTATTTATGACAGGATCTCTCTCGTAGATCTGAATGAGCTGCCCAATATCCCTCAGTTAGTCAAG CTACTTTGTGGAGATATTGTTGGCCTGAAATTCAGCCCTGTGTTGTACCCTAAG GGGTCTCACCTAATAGTGAGTTACGATGAGCATGAGCTTAACAACACCTTCAAGTTCGGTGTTATCTACCAGACGTTTGGCCAG ACATCAGAGGAGGAGCTGTTCAGGAACAGCGAGGAGACTCCTGCCTTCAGAGAGTTTCTCGAGCTGCTTGGTGATTGTGTAGAGCTGCAAGATTTTAaagg GTTTCGAGGTGGTCTGGATGTTCGTCATGGGCAGACAGGCTCTCAGTCAGTCTACACTGTGTTCAGAGGACAGGAGCTCATGTTCCATGTCTCTACAAAGCTGCCCTATGCAGAAGGAGATGCACAACAG CTTCAGAGGAAAAGACACATAGGAAATGACATCGTGGCAGCAGTGTTCCAGGAGGAAGCCACGCCATTCGTGCCTGACATGATCGCCTCCAACTTCCTCCATGCCTACATCCTCATCCAGGTGGAGAATCCCGGTACAGACCACACCACGTACAAG GTCTCTGTAACAGCACGAAACGATGTGCCACAGTTTGGCCCTCCTCTCCCAAACCCACCAGTTTTCAAAAAG GGGCCGGAGTTTAGAGAGTTTCTGCTGACAAAAATGATCAATGCAGAACTAGCCTGCTACCGGTCCGAACGATTTTCTAAGCTTGAG GAGAGAACACGAGCAGCATTGCTCGATCACCTCCATAATGAGTTACACAAACAGTCTCAGGCCATGCTTGGTCAAGGCAACGAAGATGAGCGGGTGGAAAATGGAAGCCACGGGGGGATACTGGAGTCCATCAAG CGGGCAATGCGTGTGCGCAGTCACTCCATGGAAACGATGGTGGGCTCTCAGAAGCATGGCCGCCCCTCcacagggggagggggagtgccCACCAGTCTGAGTGGAGCGGGCCTCACCCATAGCAATGCTGAGTGTGCTAAGAACACG TCTCCAGTATCAGGTAGCGCCAAGTCCCCTCTGAAGAGCCCGGTGAAAAGACGCTCTGGGTTCTTCCCCAGGCTGAACGTCAGCATGGATGGGCCGCCTGAGCGCTTGGTGCGCAG TGTGCTTTGTGATCAGAGGAGTCTAGACAGTGGTCACCTCCCTCAAGAGATGTCATCAAACCccagctctccagagatctacTTGAGTAAAGAAAA AGAGGCGGCTGTGAAGGTGAAGGACTGCCGTGTGCGTCCTGCTATCTCCCACTCCTCTTCCTGCTCTAGCAGCTTCCGCAGTGCAGTGGGAAACGGAGACACTGTTGAGGACGGCGACCCT AATAATCTGTGTAGCTCCATTCTGGGAGCAGAAGGTTCTGGAACTCCTGTTATTATGTGTCACAGTCCAACGG ATTTCAAGAATAAGAACTCCCCCAGATCCAGTCTGAAGTTTCGCTTTGACAAGCTGAGCCACTCAGCAGAT GGACACTTGTGA
- the rap1gap2b gene encoding rap1 GTPase-activating protein 2b isoform X5, which produces MLRRKRSVSFGGFGWIDKSTIAALRNRKQELLTISGVPLADSPPSPPRTAPAAMKTTQFFDSLEKMEDDYIPNPSIEQVLEQGAPFPQVIQPQSGGYWIEDTDSPALNPHSWETSYYHDGDGEGENLGGEFGYRLESNYAIQAYRKHFLGKEHLNFNCTASNHGNLILSLRHEETKDQENLHIILRTASKTIYDRISLVDLNELPNIPQLVKLLCGDIVGLKFSPVLYPKGSHLIVSYDEHELNNTFKFGVIYQTFGQTSEEELFRNSEETPAFREFLELLGDCVELQDFKGFRGGLDVRHGQTGSQSVYTVFRGQELMFHVSTKLPYAEGDAQQLQRKRHIGNDIVAAVFQEEATPFVPDMIASNFLHAYILIQVENPGTDHTTYKVSVTARNDVPQFGPPLPNPPVFKKGPEFREFLLTKMINAELACYRSERFSKLEERTRAALLDHLHNELHKQSQAMLGQGNEDERVENGSHGGILESIKRAMRVRSHSMETMVGSQKHGRPSTGGGGVPTSLSGAGLTHSNAECAKNTSPVSGSAKSPLKSPVKRRSGFFPRLNVSMDGPPERLVRSVLCDQRSLDSGHLPQEMSSNPSSPEIYLSKEKEAAVKVKDCRVRPAISHSSSCSSSFRSAVGNGDTVEDGDPNNLCSSILGAEGSGTPVIMCHSPTDFKNKNSPRSSLKFRFDKLSHSADGHL; this is translated from the exons GAAGCAGGAGTTGCTGACCATCTCTGGTGTCCCCCTGGCAGAcagcccaccatctcctccgAGAACTGCACCCGCGGCCATGAAG ACTACACAATTCTTTGATTCACTGGAGAAGATGGAA GATGACTATATTCCCAACCCAAGCATAGAACAG GTGCTTGAACAAGGGGCACCATTCCCTCAGGTCATCCAGCCACAGTCTGGGGGTTACTGGATCGAAGACACCGATAGCCCAGCACTGAACCCACACTCATGGGAGACCAGTTATTATCATGATGGGGACGGAGAGGGAGAAAATCTGGGAGGCGAGTTTGGATACAGGCTGGAGAGTAACTATGCCATACAAGCCTACCGGAAGCACTTTCTTGGCAAA GAACACCTCAACTTCAATTGCACAGCTAGTAACCATGGCAACCTCATACTGTCCCTCAGACACGAAGAGACAAAGGATCAGGAGAACCTGCACATCATTCTGAG gACTGCATCAAAGACTATTTATGACAGGATCTCTCTCGTAGATCTGAATGAGCTGCCCAATATCCCTCAGTTAGTCAAG CTACTTTGTGGAGATATTGTTGGCCTGAAATTCAGCCCTGTGTTGTACCCTAAG GGGTCTCACCTAATAGTGAGTTACGATGAGCATGAGCTTAACAACACCTTCAAGTTCGGTGTTATCTACCAGACGTTTGGCCAG ACATCAGAGGAGGAGCTGTTCAGGAACAGCGAGGAGACTCCTGCCTTCAGAGAGTTTCTCGAGCTGCTTGGTGATTGTGTAGAGCTGCAAGATTTTAaagg GTTTCGAGGTGGTCTGGATGTTCGTCATGGGCAGACAGGCTCTCAGTCAGTCTACACTGTGTTCAGAGGACAGGAGCTCATGTTCCATGTCTCTACAAAGCTGCCCTATGCAGAAGGAGATGCACAACAG CTTCAGAGGAAAAGACACATAGGAAATGACATCGTGGCAGCAGTGTTCCAGGAGGAAGCCACGCCATTCGTGCCTGACATGATCGCCTCCAACTTCCTCCATGCCTACATCCTCATCCAGGTGGAGAATCCCGGTACAGACCACACCACGTACAAG GTCTCTGTAACAGCACGAAACGATGTGCCACAGTTTGGCCCTCCTCTCCCAAACCCACCAGTTTTCAAAAAG GGGCCGGAGTTTAGAGAGTTTCTGCTGACAAAAATGATCAATGCAGAACTAGCCTGCTACCGGTCCGAACGATTTTCTAAGCTTGAG GAGAGAACACGAGCAGCATTGCTCGATCACCTCCATAATGAGTTACACAAACAGTCTCAGGCCATGCTTGGTCAAGGCAACGAAGATGAGCGGGTGGAAAATGGAAGCCACGGGGGGATACTGGAGTCCATCAAG CGGGCAATGCGTGTGCGCAGTCACTCCATGGAAACGATGGTGGGCTCTCAGAAGCATGGCCGCCCCTCcacagggggagggggagtgccCACCAGTCTGAGTGGAGCGGGCCTCACCCATAGCAATGCTGAGTGTGCTAAGAACACG TCTCCAGTATCAGGTAGCGCCAAGTCCCCTCTGAAGAGCCCGGTGAAAAGACGCTCTGGGTTCTTCCCCAGGCTGAACGTCAGCATGGATGGGCCGCCTGAGCGCTTGGTGCGCAG TGTGCTTTGTGATCAGAGGAGTCTAGACAGTGGTCACCTCCCTCAAGAGATGTCATCAAACCccagctctccagagatctacTTGAGTAAAGAAAA AGAGGCGGCTGTGAAGGTGAAGGACTGCCGTGTGCGTCCTGCTATCTCCCACTCCTCTTCCTGCTCTAGCAGCTTCCGCAGTGCAGTGGGAAACGGAGACACTGTTGAGGACGGCGACCCT AATAATCTGTGTAGCTCCATTCTGGGAGCAGAAGGTTCTGGAACTCCTGTTATTATGTGTCACAGTCCAACGG ATTTCAAGAATAAGAACTCCCCCAGATCCAGTCTGAAGTTTCGCTTTGACAAGCTGAGCCACTCAGCAGAT GGACACTTGTGA